A genomic segment from Amia ocellicauda isolate fAmiCal2 chromosome 13, fAmiCal2.hap1, whole genome shotgun sequence encodes:
- the wdr1 gene encoding WD repeat-containing protein 1, producing MSYELKKIFASLPQVERGVSKVLGGDPKGNNFLYTNGKSVIIRNIDNPAIADIYTEHAHQVIVAKYAPSGFYIASGDVSGKIRIWDTTQKEHLLKYEYQPFSGKVKDIAWTEDSKRLAIVGEGREKFGAVILWDTGSSVGEVAGHNKIINSVDIKQTRPYRLVTGSDDNCAAFFEGPPFKFKFTLTGHSRFVNCVRFSPDGNRYASAGADGQIFLYDGKTGEQITALGGEKAHDGGIYAVSWSPDSTQLLSASGDKKVKIWDVGSNSVVTTFNMGSDVMDQQLGCLWQKNHLLSVSLSGYINYLDKNNPNRPLRTIKGHSKSIQSLTVHKSDGRSYIYSGSHDGHINIWDAETGENDDFSGKGHSNLVSRMVVDESSNLVTCSMDDTVRYTSLSKKEYSASDLVKMDVQPKCVAVGPRGYALAVCIGQVVLLKDKKKCFTMDNLGYEPEAGAIHPGGTTVVVGDNAGKVHLYSIQGNTLKEDGKTIEAKGAVTDMAYSNDGAFLAVSDAQKVITVFTVADGYAEKNVFYGHHAKVVCLAWSPDNEHFASGGMDMMVFIWTASDADKRLKMPDAHRLHHVSGLAWLDEHTIVTASHDCSVKQWTVKF from the exons ATGTCCTACGAATTAA AGAAAATCTTTGCTAGCCTCCCTCAGGTGGAAAGGGGTGTTTCGAAGGTGCTCGGAGGGGATCCCAAGGGAAACAACTTTCTGTACACCAATGGAAAGAGTGTCATCATCCGAAACATTGat AATCCAGCCATTGCAGATATCTACACTGAACATGCACATCAAGTGATTGTTGCAAAGTATGCGCCCAGTGGGTTTTACATTGCCTCTGGAG ATGTTTCGGGAAAGATCAGGATCTGGGATACTACTCAAAAAGAGCATCTTTTGAAGTACGAGTATCAGCCCTTTTCAGGAAAGGTTAAGGACATTGCCTGGACTGAAGATAGTAAGAGATTAGCAATTGTCGGAGAAGGACGGGAGAA GTTTGGAGCTGTTATTTTGTGGGATACAGGCTCCTCTGTTGGAGAGGTCGCTGGTCACAATAAGATCATCAACAGTGTGGACATAAAGCAAACCCGACCCTATCGCCTTGTGACTGGCAGCGATGACAATTGTGCTGCATTCTTTGAGGGGCCACCTTTCAAATTCAAGTTTACGTTGACT GGCCATAGCCGGTTTGTTAATTGTGTGAGGTTTTCTCCTGATGGGAACAGGTACGCTTCAGCTGGTGCTGATGGCCAG ATCTTCCTCTATGATGGAAAAACAGGAGAGCAGATCACTGCGCTTGGTGGTGAGAAGGCCCATGACGGTGGCATTTATGCT GTTTCGTGGAGCCCTGACAGTACTCAGTTGCTTTCTGCATCTGGAGACAAGAAGGTGAAGATTTGGGATGTTGGAAGCAACTCTGTGGTGACCACCTTCAACATGGGCTCAGATGTTATGGACCAGCAGTTGGGCTGTCTGTGGCAGAAGAATCACCTGCTGAGTGTTTCTCTGTCTGGTTACATCAATTACCTGGACAAGAACAATCCCAACAGGCCCCTACGTACAATTAAG gGCCACAGCAAATCAATTCAATCCCTGACTGTCCACAAAAGCGATGGAAGATCATACATCTACTCTGGAAGTCATGATGGTCATATTAATATC TGGGATGCAGAGACGGGAGAGAATGACGACTTTTCTGGAAAGGGCCATAGCAATCTTGTTTCCAGGATGGTTGTAGATGAGTCGAGCAACTTGGTCACCTGTAGTATGGATGACACTGTCCGTTACACCAGTCTGTCCAAGAAGGAATACAG tgCTTCAGACCTGGTGAAGATGGATGTTCAGCCGAAGTGTGTAGCAGTGGGCCCGAGAGGTTATGCTTTGGCTGTTTGTATTGGACAG GTTGTCCTGCTAAAGGACAAGAAGAAATGCTTTACAATGGACAACCTTGGTTATGAGCCAGAAGCTGGAGCTATTCATCCAGGAGGCACCACAGTGGTAGTAGGAGATAAT GCAGGAAAAGTGCACTTGTATTCCATTCAAGGCAACACTCTGAAAGAGGATGGGAAGACCATCGAAGCGAAGGGAGCCGTGACTGACATGGCGTATTCCAACGATGGGGCCTTCCTTGCGGTCTCTGATGCACAGAAAGTCATCACCGTCTTCACTGTGGCTGATGGTTATGCA GAAAAGAATGTATTCTATGGGCACCACGCTAAGGTTGTGTGTCTGGCATGGTCCCCAGACAATGAGCACTTTGCCAGTGGGGGCATGGATATGATGGTCTTCATCTGGACAGCCAGTGATGCAGACAAAAGATTGAAGATGCCAG ATGCCCATCGGTTGCATCATGTCAGTGGACTGGCATGGTTGGACGAGCACACCATCGTGACGGCCTCTCACGACTGTAGTGTCAAGCAGTGGACGGTCAAATTCTAA